In Gadus chalcogrammus isolate NIFS_2021 chromosome 1, NIFS_Gcha_1.0, whole genome shotgun sequence, one DNA window encodes the following:
- the pex10 gene encoding peroxisome biogenesis factor 10: protein MPLVPANQAQLIRSSQKDEYYQTFLRNNANEAFQTVAGSKRWLDWRKEIELLSDLAYFGLSTFSGYQTLGEEYVNIIQLDPTKRKIPSRARRTALILCHTFVPYLLDKLLVCLENELQADEDDHRRERGRRRQGPESWWWSPGYRLREWVRGAVGLLSAPQRKACVPAVFALQQGLALLHRFHAALFYLTGTFYHLSKRTSGVSYLRVMGVGEDDQAVRNSYRLLGAVSLLQLAITLTLQFNNYRHRQRARQEWKLYRSLEPSCSPQRVGAPPARTAAKCILCLEARRHTTSTPCGHLFCWECITEWCNTKAECPLCREKFPPHRLIYLRNYD from the exons ATGCCTCTCGTCCCTGCAAACCAAGCTCAGCTCATACGCTCCAGTCAGAAGGACGAATATTACCAAACCTTTCTTAGAAACAACGCAAACGAGGCTTTTCAGACCGTTGCTG GATCCAAGAGATGGCTCGACTGGAGAAAGGAGATAGAGCTGCTGTCGGACCTTGCCTACTTTGGTTTATCCACATTTTCAG GCTATCAAACCCTGGGAGAAGAGTATGTCAACATCATCCAACTTGATCCCACTAAACGCAAGATTCCGTCGCGGGCCAGACGCACCGCCCTGATTCTTTGCCACACCTTTGTACCCTACCTCCTGGACAAACTCCTGGTGTGTCTGGAGAATGAGCTGCAGGCCGACGAGGACGACCAccgacgagagagagggaggcgacGGCAAGGTCCCGAAAGCTGGTGGTGGAGCCCTGGGTACCGGCTGAgggagtgggtgaggggggctGTCGGCCTGCTCTCTGCGCCCCAGAGGAAGGCCTGCGTACCGGCTGTGTTCGCCCTCCAGCAGGGTCTGGCGCTGCTGCATAGGTTCCACGCTGCTCTGTTCTACCTCACCGGCACCTTCTACCACCTGTCCAAAAGGACATCCGGTGTGAGCTAT CTGCGTGTGATGGGGGTGGGCGAGGACGACCAGGCAGTCCGGAACAGCTACAGGCTCCTGGGGGCCGTGTCCCTACTCCAGCTGGCCATCACGCTCACCCTGCAGTTCAACAACTACAGGCACcgacagagagccagacaggAGTGGAAACTCTACCGCAGTTTGGAACCCAG CTGCAGTCCCCAGCGGGTGGGAGCTCCGCCTGCCCGCACGGCGGCCAAGTGCATCCTGTGCCTGGAGGCCCGGAGGCACACCACCTCCACGCCCTGTGGACACCTCTTCTGCTGGGAGTGCATCACGGAGTGGTGCAACACCAAG GCTGAGTGCCCCCTTTGCAGAGAGAAGTTCCCTCCACACCGGCTGATCTATCTCAGGAACTATGATTAG